A region of Catenibacterium mitsuokai DNA encodes the following proteins:
- a CDS encoding class I SAM-dependent methyltransferase, which translates to MAILLATLLVFVGLMLIFQLIYFEISRKRALRVNNLVWFEQFNRPFNYTGTASMVVLCIICFMIGGTEAAFMSAQWFLELIIFVACGVIADAVVQFIIIKYGKFRCRQQIRSATTLMKEIEELKRGDEDDYGYEVSTPLYDEVSITKSYVHPEDHLAFMTVDKGQFVKDYKDYPAATFDIEPYSETSEVEATLEGLPVKATKLTESNLLPFKDERIDVLMDQFSNYDKNEVLRVLKPNGTFIVNQNGSDNLHEFLSMYMPFKMRGVWDMNSCAMTLADAGFEVVETKEDRGYIRFHNLRQIQTYFRKVAPEVAENIPQYKSFYMHALDEIKQNTYFQLTTYRFLVVAKKNF; encoded by the coding sequence ATGGCAATTTTACTTGCAACTTTATTGGTGTTTGTTGGATTAATGTTGATATTCCAGCTGATCTATTTTGAAATCAGCCGTAAGCGTGCATTAAGAGTGAATAACTTAGTATGGTTTGAACAGTTCAATCGTCCTTTCAACTATACAGGAACAGCAAGCATGGTTGTATTATGTATTATCTGTTTTATGATTGGTGGTACAGAAGCAGCATTTATGTCAGCACAGTGGTTCTTAGAACTCATTATCTTTGTGGCATGCGGTGTTATTGCGGATGCTGTTGTACAATTTATTATTATCAAGTATGGTAAGTTCAGATGTCGTCAGCAGATTAGATCTGCAACAACTTTAATGAAAGAAATTGAAGAATTAAAACGTGGAGATGAAGATGACTATGGTTATGAAGTCTCTACACCACTTTATGATGAAGTTTCTATCACTAAGAGTTATGTACATCCAGAAGATCATCTTGCCTTTATGACGGTGGATAAAGGGCAGTTTGTAAAGGATTATAAAGATTATCCTGCCGCTACATTTGATATTGAACCTTATAGTGAAACAAGCGAAGTAGAAGCCACTTTAGAAGGATTACCTGTAAAAGCAACAAAACTTACAGAATCTAACTTACTTCCATTTAAGGATGAACGTATTGATGTATTAATGGATCAGTTCTCTAACTATGATAAGAATGAAGTATTACGTGTACTTAAACCAAATGGTACTTTCATTGTGAATCAGAATGGTAGTGATAACCTTCATGAATTCTTATCTATGTATATGCCTTTCAAGATGAGAGGTGTCTGGGATATGAATAGTTGTGCTATGACTCTTGCGGATGCAGGATTTGAAGTCGTAGAAACAAAAGAAGACAGAGGGTACATTCGTTTCCATAATCTTCGTCAGATACAGACATATTTCCGTAAGGTGGCTCCAGAAGTGGCTGAAAATATACCACAATATAAGAGCTTCTATATGCATGCATTAGATGAGATTAAACAGAATACATATTTCCAGTTGACAACATATCGTTTCTTAGTTGTCGCAAAGAAGAATTTCTAA
- a CDS encoding Ig-like domain-containing protein → MKKVIGILVAALILSGCGSSSDNHDVKKSSFMKEGKNNLYALYNTKGQRYTKDMYKAYTPFEGGYLVTDANDQTGYISNTGKTIVKPGRYTSLKTQGNMLVGETQSQTRLYLSASTLEMTENTLTQVFANDAVVWSTNDNDVININQQGYVYAKHAGTAVLTATKDNASVTCVIKVKALHPYFDHDSLDVYTLEPATLTVNDYGARTIEWKSKDPKIATVENGVIQGLKPGTTTISAKVGDDTLECKVKVKRKTFKISHKEATFYVGDEGQLGIENAYPDIKWETSNAAVATVANGHIWTMSPGKATLKATSNGQTVKCVVTVKKRVPRLDQTKVTLLTDQKVVLNILDKANPEDVVQWSSNKKKIASVNEFGEVTGLKKGKAVITAKIGKKKYKATVTVKKRQIKINPAKTTIEKNQHIFLQLLNKKDEDQAVWTTSNDKVVIVAQSGEIAGVKPGKATITAQVGKQKAKTEITVKAKPLSLSKTKIDMDEESDESLSINNYENQKVEWSSSDESIATVENGIIHAKKEGTVTITATIDKKDYTCKVTVHKLIKVIDQKKMTVIKGGQGQLTITNVDPEKIKWDTSDYGIATVANGTVYGMKTGKATITGKVGKKTYTCKVTVVRNPDTETKTKAADISLGGIEVLNTKGKVLYKSSAKTGLLKTNLPVVVKDKTYKVINNGKTLYVGKKKVYYASSYEDASIVAFNDSINIYLKNGKKTSIKEVGNYSILASRKDQAILYDAYNKNTLGVIGTKVYSNEYALTSAEITKKNNVVLTAGDVVSLYKDGQIIPTNSNYKDDTHFISRNKKIAYGPHTVYNGKKTTELKGVQVYPYAYELTVSRYPGFVKGKGYAYYDFNGKKVSPYYQEANQYDENKCAIVQLKNNKYELINAEGENVLKESYPRLEFIGNSYYAAYNKNGQFKVYDCNGKEALSDIYTKIPETAAIVFDGHPYLALEKNGRSYIYDVDNGMKEIYSIEKEIVLHEEGYFTIGDKYYTLTGQKIK, encoded by the coding sequence ATGAAAAAGGTAATAGGGATCCTTGTTGCTGCTTTAATACTAAGCGGCTGTGGATCATCATCCGATAATCATGATGTAAAAAAGAGTTCTTTCATGAAAGAAGGAAAGAATAATTTATATGCTCTTTATAATACAAAAGGGCAGCGTTATACCAAAGATATGTATAAGGCTTATACGCCTTTTGAAGGCGGTTATTTAGTGACTGATGCAAATGATCAGACTGGTTACATTTCTAATACAGGTAAGACTATTGTAAAACCAGGACGTTATACAAGCTTAAAGACACAGGGTAATATGCTTGTAGGTGAAACTCAGTCACAGACGAGACTTTATTTAAGTGCATCAACTCTAGAGATGACAGAAAATACTTTAACACAGGTATTTGCGAATGATGCAGTTGTCTGGTCTACAAATGATAATGATGTAATTAATATTAACCAGCAGGGTTATGTTTATGCAAAACATGCAGGTACTGCAGTACTTACTGCAACTAAAGATAATGCATCTGTGACTTGTGTAATTAAGGTAAAAGCGTTACATCCATATTTTGATCATGACTCTTTAGATGTTTATACATTAGAACCAGCTACATTAACAGTGAATGACTATGGGGCTCGTACTATTGAATGGAAGTCTAAGGATCCTAAGATTGCGACAGTAGAAAATGGTGTGATTCAAGGATTAAAGCCTGGTACAACAACTATTAGCGCAAAGGTTGGAGATGATACTTTAGAGTGTAAGGTAAAAGTAAAACGTAAGACTTTTAAGATTTCTCATAAGGAAGCTACTTTCTATGTAGGTGATGAAGGTCAGTTAGGTATAGAAAATGCATATCCTGATATTAAGTGGGAAACAAGTAATGCAGCTGTTGCGACTGTTGCGAATGGCCATATCTGGACAATGAGTCCTGGTAAAGCAACATTAAAGGCAACAAGTAATGGACAGACAGTAAAATGCGTCGTTACTGTAAAGAAGAGAGTACCAAGACTTGATCAGACTAAGGTGACTCTTTTAACTGATCAGAAGGTTGTTTTAAATATTTTAGATAAGGCCAATCCAGAAGATGTTGTACAGTGGAGCTCTAATAAGAAAAAGATTGCTTCAGTCAATGAATTTGGTGAAGTAACAGGTCTTAAGAAGGGTAAAGCAGTTATTACTGCAAAGATTGGTAAGAAGAAATATAAAGCAACAGTTACTGTTAAGAAGAGACAGATTAAGATCAATCCTGCTAAGACAACTATTGAAAAGAATCAGCATATCTTCTTGCAGCTATTAAATAAGAAGGATGAAGATCAGGCAGTATGGACTACAAGCAATGATAAAGTTGTTATTGTAGCACAGAGTGGTGAAATTGCAGGGGTTAAACCAGGTAAGGCAACTATTACTGCACAGGTTGGTAAACAGAAGGCTAAAACAGAAATTACTGTAAAGGCTAAACCTCTTTCTTTAAGTAAAACAAAGATTGATATGGATGAAGAATCAGATGAATCTCTTTCTATTAATAACTATGAAAATCAGAAGGTAGAATGGTCAAGTTCTGATGAAAGTATCGCCACTGTAGAAAATGGCATCATCCATGCGAAAAAAGAAGGAACAGTGACTATTACTGCCACAATTGATAAGAAAGACTATACATGTAAGGTGACAGTTCATAAGCTTATTAAGGTTATTGATCAGAAAAAAATGACTGTTATTAAAGGTGGTCAGGGACAGTTAACAATCACAAATGTGGATCCTGAAAAGATTAAATGGGATACAAGCGATTATGGTATTGCGACTGTTGCGAATGGTACTGTTTATGGTATGAAGACAGGTAAGGCGACTATTACAGGTAAAGTCGGTAAGAAGACTTATACATGTAAAGTAACAGTAGTAAGAAATCCAGATACAGAAACAAAAACAAAGGCGGCTGATATATCACTTGGTGGTATTGAAGTATTAAATACAAAGGGTAAAGTACTTTATAAATCATCAGCAAAGACTGGTTTATTGAAGACAAATCTTCCTGTTGTAGTAAAGGATAAGACTTATAAAGTCATCAACAACGGTAAGACTCTATATGTTGGTAAGAAGAAAGTTTATTATGCATCTAGTTATGAAGATGCTTCTATTGTAGCTTTCAATGATTCTATTAATATTTATTTAAAGAATGGTAAGAAGACTTCTATTAAGGAAGTAGGTAATTATTCTATTCTTGCATCACGTAAAGATCAGGCAATTCTTTATGATGCTTATAATAAGAATACACTTGGTGTTATTGGTACTAAGGTCTATTCAAATGAGTATGCTTTAACAAGTGCCGAAATTACTAAGAAAAACAATGTTGTATTAACTGCAGGAGATGTAGTCAGTCTTTATAAAGATGGACAGATTATTCCTACAAACTCTAACTATAAAGACGATACACATTTCATTTCTAGAAATAAGAAGATTGCGTATGGACCTCATACAGTCTATAACGGTAAGAAGACAACCGAATTGAAGGGTGTACAGGTTTATCCTTATGCTTATGAATTAACAGTGTCTCGTTATCCAGGATTTGTGAAGGGTAAAGGCTATGCTTATTATGACTTCAATGGTAAGAAGGTCAGTCCTTATTATCAGGAAGCAAATCAGTATGATGAAAATAAGTGTGCAATTGTACAGCTTAAGAATAATAAGTATGAATTGATTAATGCAGAAGGTGAAAATGTATTAAAAGAATCATATCCTCGTTTAGAATTCATAGGCAATTCATATTATGCAGCCTATAATAAGAACGGCCAATTTAAGGTTTATGACTGTAATGGAAAAGAAGCTCTTTCAGATATCTATACAAAGATTCCTGAAACAGCTGCAATAGTCTTTGATGGACATCCATATCTTGCATTAGAAAAGAATGGACGTTCTTATATCTATGATGTGGATAATGGTATGAAGGAAATTTATTCTATTGAAAAAGAAATAGTTCTTCATGAAGAAGGTTATTTCACAATTGGAGATAAATACTATACTCTTACAGGTCAGAAGATCAAATAA
- a CDS encoding DUF6465 family protein has product MKTKIEVQFMNKDVNVTDIEKLVKEDIKEKGIKLNTLETLEVYYKPEDSAVYYVATTKDKKVYGVNNDPLHI; this is encoded by the coding sequence ATGAAAACAAAAATTGAAGTACAGTTCATGAATAAAGATGTTAATGTGACTGATATCGAAAAATTAGTTAAAGAAGATATCAAGGAAAAGGGAATCAAGCTTAACACTCTTGAAACTTTAGAAGTTTACTATAAACCTGAAGATAGCGCAGTATATTATGTAGCGACTACAAAAGATAAGAAGGTTTACGGTGTAAACAACGATCCATTACATATTTAA